In one Modestobacter sp. L9-4 genomic region, the following are encoded:
- a CDS encoding HNH endonuclease signature motif containing protein — protein sequence MSELQSALDALAVEDLHGLSEGQVLDRTAFLVQVVNRASAELTRTVRHGELTQAAEHDGLKSMRSWLVGHARLAPAEASRVVRSGRALEHFPALAAGFADGDVTAAQLNVVAEVVGPVELAKAAEQGIDLAPFDEAWTAVASAAPYHSLVAAVQAFEDALDPDGIEPDPTEGRRLTIARHADGTVTGRFDLDVVGGEKVQAAIESIVQADRPKGDDRTRAQQNADALVQLCDNQLAAGGLPTLRTVKPHVVVTVDIEDLVDPSTGPDAARTGFGATLSAARARWVACDSTVTRIVLGPDGLPLDVGRTHRVVPPHLRRAVENRDGHCVFAGCGAPTHWCDVHHLVEWINDGETSLDNSALLCERHHTKVHHGFRVQRDAGAPPGHRWRTWRPDGTEILIGPLL from the coding sequence GTGAGCGAGTTGCAGTCGGCTCTCGACGCCCTGGCGGTCGAGGACCTGCACGGGTTGTCCGAGGGGCAGGTGCTGGACCGGACGGCGTTCCTGGTCCAGGTGGTCAACCGCGCGAGTGCGGAGCTGACGCGCACCGTGCGGCACGGGGAGCTGACGCAGGCAGCCGAGCACGACGGGCTGAAGTCGATGCGGTCGTGGCTGGTCGGGCACGCGAGGCTGGCGCCGGCGGAGGCGTCGCGGGTCGTGCGGTCGGGCCGCGCGCTCGAGCACTTCCCGGCGCTGGCGGCCGGCTTCGCTGACGGTGACGTGACCGCTGCCCAGCTCAACGTGGTCGCGGAGGTGGTCGGGCCGGTCGAGCTCGCGAAGGCGGCCGAGCAGGGCATCGACCTGGCGCCGTTCGACGAGGCCTGGACGGCGGTCGCCAGCGCGGCGCCGTACCACTCCCTGGTCGCGGCCGTGCAGGCGTTCGAGGACGCGCTGGACCCCGACGGCATCGAGCCGGACCCCACCGAGGGGCGACGGTTGACGATCGCCAGGCACGCCGACGGGACCGTCACGGGCCGGTTCGACCTCGACGTCGTGGGCGGGGAGAAGGTGCAGGCGGCGATCGAGTCGATCGTGCAGGCCGACCGCCCGAAGGGCGACGACCGCACACGCGCGCAGCAGAACGCCGATGCGCTCGTGCAGCTGTGCGACAACCAGCTCGCCGCCGGAGGTCTACCGACGTTGCGGACGGTGAAGCCACACGTCGTGGTGACCGTCGACATCGAGGACCTGGTCGACCCCTCGACCGGCCCGGACGCCGCCCGTACCGGGTTCGGGGCGACCCTGTCGGCCGCCCGCGCCCGGTGGGTCGCCTGCGACTCGACGGTGACCCGGATCGTGCTGGGCCCCGACGGGCTGCCGCTGGACGTCGGCCGCACCCACCGGGTGGTCCCGCCGCACCTCCGCCGGGCGGTGGAGAACCGCGACGGGCACTGCGTGTTCGCCGGTTGTGGGGCGCCGACGCACTGGTGCGACGTCCACCACCTCGTCGAGTGGATCAACGACGGGGAGACGTCACTGGACAACTCCGCGCTGCTCTGCGAACGCCACCACACGAAGGTCCACCACGGCTTCCGCGTCCAGCGTGACGCTGGAGCACCGCCGGGTCATCGTTGGCGCACCTGGAGACCCGACGGCACCGAGATCCTGATCGGTCCGCTGCTCTAG
- the ligA gene encoding NAD-dependent DNA ligase LigA, which yields MTSADQVEQEAVGGPDQPAVEAAVDREDLTEVPDDARTRHRDLSEELDRYAFAYYVQDAPLVSDGQYDERMGELKALEAAHPALLTPDSPSQKVNGGFGATFAPVTHPERMQSLDNVFSSDELSAWAGRAERDGATGAGWLCELKVDGLAIDLVYENGRLTGAATRGDGVTGEDVTANVRTLAVVPQQLTGDDVPEFLEVRGEVFFPVAAFAEVNAGLVEAGKAPFANPRNAAAGSLRQKDARETAKRPLSMVVHGLGARRGFEPATQSAAYEQLAAWGLPTSSRYEVVEDLPAVWAYIERYREARHSVEHEIDGVVVKVDQVSLQRRLGSTSRAPRWAIAFKYPPEEATTKLLDIKVNVGRTGRVTPFAYMEPVKVAGSTVGLATLHNASEVTRKGVLIGDTVVIRKAGDVIPEVLGPVVAARDGSEHAFVFPTHCPECGTELRPEKEGDADIRCPNARSCPAQLRERVFHVAGRGAFDIEVLGYEAAIALLAEHLLADEGDVFFLDEEALRRTAFFTRKDGELSANGKRLLTNLQTRKDVPLWRVLVALSIRHVGPTAAQALAREFRSIDRLMAASEEELAAAEGVGPTIATAVRDWFAVDWHRDVVEKWRQAGVRMADADVDEAPGPLTGVTVVVTGSLRDHSRDEAIAAIQERGGKVTSGVSKKTGFVVVGADPGSKYDKAVAAKAPILDDDGFAVLLDQGPDAAREVATIGDGTEPAEPAEGAQSEAGAEPAAKPKRAPRRKKAAPEAAVDEAPADGAPVDEAAADGTAAVAVAEGTSAAEPVADGTAAAEPVTDTEQPGA from the coding sequence GTGACCAGCGCGGACCAGGTGGAGCAGGAAGCCGTCGGCGGACCCGACCAGCCCGCGGTCGAGGCCGCCGTCGACCGGGAGGACCTCACCGAGGTCCCCGACGATGCGCGCACCCGGCACCGCGACCTCTCCGAGGAGCTCGACCGGTACGCCTTCGCCTACTACGTGCAGGACGCTCCGCTGGTCAGCGACGGTCAGTACGACGAGCGGATGGGCGAGCTCAAGGCGCTGGAGGCCGCCCACCCGGCGCTGCTGACCCCCGACTCGCCCAGCCAGAAGGTCAACGGCGGCTTCGGCGCGACCTTCGCCCCGGTCACCCACCCGGAGCGCATGCAGAGCCTGGACAACGTCTTCAGCTCCGACGAGCTCTCGGCCTGGGCCGGCCGCGCGGAGCGCGACGGCGCGACGGGCGCGGGCTGGCTGTGCGAGCTGAAGGTCGACGGTCTGGCCATCGACCTGGTCTACGAGAACGGCCGGCTCACCGGGGCGGCCACCCGCGGCGACGGCGTCACCGGCGAGGACGTCACCGCCAACGTGCGCACGCTGGCCGTCGTCCCGCAGCAGCTCACCGGCGACGACGTCCCCGAGTTCCTCGAGGTGCGGGGCGAGGTGTTCTTCCCCGTCGCCGCCTTCGCCGAGGTCAACGCCGGGCTGGTCGAGGCCGGCAAGGCGCCCTTCGCCAACCCGCGCAACGCCGCCGCCGGCTCGCTGCGGCAGAAGGACGCCCGCGAGACCGCCAAGCGCCCGCTGAGCATGGTCGTGCACGGCCTCGGTGCCCGCCGCGGCTTCGAGCCGGCCACCCAGTCCGCGGCCTACGAGCAGCTCGCGGCGTGGGGGCTGCCCACCAGCAGCCGCTACGAGGTGGTCGAGGACCTCCCGGCCGTCTGGGCCTACATCGAGCGCTACCGCGAGGCGCGGCACTCCGTCGAGCACGAGATCGACGGCGTCGTGGTCAAGGTCGACCAGGTCTCCCTGCAGCGCCGGCTGGGCTCCACCAGCCGAGCCCCGCGCTGGGCGATCGCCTTCAAGTACCCGCCGGAGGAGGCCACCACCAAGCTCCTCGACATCAAGGTCAACGTCGGCCGCACCGGCCGGGTGACGCCGTTCGCCTACATGGAGCCGGTGAAGGTCGCCGGGTCCACCGTCGGCCTGGCCACGCTGCACAACGCCAGCGAGGTCACGCGCAAGGGCGTGCTCATCGGCGACACCGTCGTCATCCGCAAGGCCGGCGACGTGATCCCCGAGGTGCTCGGGCCGGTGGTCGCGGCCCGCGACGGCTCCGAGCACGCCTTCGTCTTCCCCACGCACTGCCCCGAGTGCGGCACCGAGCTGCGCCCGGAGAAGGAGGGCGACGCCGACATCCGCTGCCCCAACGCCCGGTCGTGCCCGGCGCAGCTGCGGGAACGCGTCTTCCACGTCGCCGGCCGCGGCGCCTTCGACATCGAGGTGCTCGGCTACGAGGCGGCGATCGCCCTGCTCGCCGAGCACCTGCTCGCCGACGAGGGCGACGTCTTCTTCCTCGACGAGGAGGCGCTGCGCCGCACCGCCTTCTTCACCCGCAAGGACGGTGAGCTCTCCGCCAACGGCAAGCGGCTGCTGACCAACCTGCAGACCCGCAAGGACGTGCCGCTGTGGCGGGTCCTGGTCGCGCTGTCGATCCGGCACGTCGGCCCGACCGCCGCGCAGGCGCTGGCCCGCGAGTTCCGCTCCATCGACCGGCTGATGGCCGCGAGCGAGGAGGAGCTGGCCGCCGCCGAGGGCGTGGGGCCGACGATCGCCACCGCCGTGCGCGACTGGTTCGCAGTCGACTGGCACCGCGACGTGGTCGAGAAGTGGCGGCAGGCCGGCGTCCGGATGGCCGACGCGGACGTCGACGAGGCACCCGGCCCGCTCACCGGCGTCACCGTCGTGGTCACCGGCTCGCTGCGCGACCACAGCCGTGACGAGGCCATCGCCGCCATCCAGGAGCGCGGCGGCAAGGTCACCAGCGGGGTGTCGAAGAAGACCGGCTTCGTCGTCGTGGGCGCCGACCCGGGCAGCAAGTACGACAAGGCAGTAGCGGCCAAGGCGCCGATCCTGGACGACGACGGTTTCGCCGTGCTGCTCGACCAGGGCCCGGACGCCGCCCGCGAGGTGGCCACCATCGGCGACGGCACCGAGCCCGCAGAACCGGCGGAGGGGGCGCAGTCCGAGGCGGGTGCGGAGCCGGCGGCGAAGCCGAAGCGGGCTCCGCGGCGCAAGAAGGCGGCACCGGAGGCGGCTGTCGACGAGGCACCTGCCGACGGGGCACCCGTCGACGAGGCCGCAGCTGACGGGACAGCCGCCGTGGCAGTCGCCGAGGGGACCTCCGCCGCCGAGCCGGTCGCCGACGGGACAGCGGCCGCCGAGCCGGTCACGGACACCGAGCAGCCCGGGGCCTGA
- the gatA gene encoding Asp-tRNA(Asn)/Glu-tRNA(Gln) amidotransferase subunit GatA has translation MSTDLTTTDVAGLSRLLSAGEVSAVEVTRAHLDRIAAEDGALGAYLHVDAEAALAGATAIDSARAAGDELGPLAGVPVALKDLVVTEGVPTTSGSKILEGWRPPYSATLATRLADAGTVLLGKTNMDEFAMGSSTENSAYQVTRNPWDLDRIPGGSSGGSSAAVAGHLAPWSIGTDTGGSIRQPAAVTGLVGHKPTYGSVSRYGLIAFSSSLDQAGPMARTVLDAALMHEVIGGYDPRDSTSIDRPATGFADAARAGASGDLSGVRVGVVRELGGDGHTDGYEPGVLARTREAVELLAGLGAEVVEVSCPSFDLALPAYYLIAPSEASSNLSRYEGVRFGLRVGDDGSHDLDEVMALTREQGFGPEVKRRIILGTYALSSGLYDAYYAQAQKVRTLITRDFTAAFAGVDVLVSPTTPTVAFPIGSRVEDPIAMYAADLCTLPASLAGLPAISVPSGLSEGLPVGFQVMAPALADDRCYRVAAALEAAQDAARGHRLLDELPGVRA, from the coding sequence GTGAGCACCGACCTGACCACCACCGACGTCGCCGGGCTGTCCCGGCTGCTGTCCGCCGGTGAGGTGAGCGCCGTCGAGGTGACCCGCGCGCACCTGGACCGCATCGCCGCCGAGGACGGCGCGCTGGGCGCCTACCTGCATGTCGACGCCGAAGCCGCGCTCGCCGGCGCCACCGCGATCGACTCCGCCCGCGCCGCCGGCGACGAGCTCGGTCCGCTGGCCGGTGTGCCGGTGGCCCTCAAGGACCTGGTGGTCACCGAGGGCGTGCCGACCACCAGCGGCTCGAAGATCCTCGAGGGCTGGCGCCCGCCCTACAGCGCCACCCTCGCCACCCGGCTGGCCGACGCCGGCACGGTGCTGCTGGGCAAGACCAACATGGACGAGTTCGCGATGGGCTCCTCCACGGAGAACTCCGCCTACCAGGTCACCCGCAACCCCTGGGACCTCGACCGCATCCCCGGCGGCTCCTCCGGCGGGTCCAGCGCCGCGGTCGCCGGGCACCTCGCGCCCTGGTCGATCGGCACCGACACCGGCGGTTCGATCCGCCAGCCGGCCGCCGTCACCGGGCTGGTCGGGCACAAGCCCACCTACGGCTCGGTGTCCCGATACGGCCTCATCGCCTTCTCCTCCAGCCTCGACCAGGCCGGCCCGATGGCGCGCACGGTGCTCGACGCCGCGCTGATGCACGAGGTGATCGGCGGGTACGACCCGCGCGACTCCACCAGCATCGACCGGCCCGCGACCGGGTTCGCCGACGCCGCCCGCGCCGGTGCGTCCGGCGACCTCAGCGGCGTCCGGGTCGGCGTCGTCCGCGAGCTGGGCGGGGACGGGCACACCGACGGCTACGAGCCCGGTGTCCTGGCCCGCACCCGCGAGGCCGTCGAGCTGCTCGCGGGCCTGGGTGCAGAGGTCGTCGAGGTCTCCTGCCCCTCCTTCGACCTGGCGCTGCCCGCCTACTACCTCATCGCGCCCAGCGAGGCGTCGTCGAACCTGTCCCGCTACGAGGGCGTGCGGTTCGGCCTGCGGGTCGGCGACGACGGCAGCCACGACCTCGACGAGGTCATGGCGCTCACCCGCGAGCAGGGCTTCGGGCCCGAGGTCAAGCGGCGGATCATCCTGGGCACGTACGCGCTGTCCAGCGGCCTCTACGACGCCTACTACGCCCAGGCGCAGAAGGTCCGCACGCTGATCACCCGCGACTTCACCGCCGCCTTCGCCGGTGTCGACGTGCTGGTCAGCCCGACCACCCCGACGGTCGCCTTCCCGATCGGCTCCCGCGTCGAGGACCCGATCGCCATGTACGCCGCCGACCTCTGCACCCTGCCGGCCAGCCTCGCCGGGCTGCCGGCCATCTCGGTGCCCAGCGGGCTGTCCGAGGGCCTGCCGGTCGGCTTCCAGGTCATGGCCCCCGCGCTCGCCGACGACCGCTGCTACCGGGTCGCCGCCGCGCTCGAGGCCGCGCAGGACGCCGCCCGCGGGCACCGGCTGCTCGACGAGCTGCCCGGGGTGCGCGCGTGA
- the gatB gene encoding Asp-tRNA(Asn)/Glu-tRNA(Gln) amidotransferase subunit GatB, with product MSTTDRLVDYDELLTRYEPVIGLETHVELGTASKMFCGCSTTFGAEPNTQTCPVCLGMPGSLPVANAAAVESTIQIGLALGCSIANWSRFARKNYFYPDIPKGYQTSQFDEPLCVDGFLDVDVEGRTYRVEIERVHLEEDTGKNLHVGGATGRIHGADHSLVDFNRAGIPLVEIVTRPVPGAGALAPEVARAYVTELREIVQALGASDVRMEQGSLRCDVNISLNPTGAAELGTRTETKNVNSLRSVERAVRFEMRRQAAVLDEGGRVVQETRHFHEDTGTTSSGRSKEEATDYRYFPEPDLVPLAPDADWIETLRAGLPELPAARRARLQEEWGISGTEMTWLANAGALGLVEQTVAAGAAPGDARKWWLGDLARRANDTGVELTELAVTPVQVAQLCGLVTAGTINDKLARQVLDGVLAGQGDPAQVVEAQGLAVMGESDELVAAVEAAIAGAPDVIAKVQSGKVAALGALVGAVMKTTRGKADAPTVKRMLEERVLGS from the coding sequence GTGAGCACCACCGATCGCCTCGTCGACTACGACGAGCTGCTGACCCGCTACGAGCCGGTCATCGGCCTGGAGACCCACGTCGAGCTGGGCACCGCCTCGAAGATGTTCTGCGGCTGCTCGACCACCTTCGGCGCCGAGCCGAACACCCAGACCTGCCCGGTCTGCCTGGGCATGCCCGGGTCGCTGCCGGTGGCCAACGCCGCCGCCGTCGAGTCGACCATCCAGATCGGCCTGGCGCTGGGCTGCAGCATCGCCAACTGGTCCCGGTTCGCGCGGAAGAACTACTTCTACCCCGACATCCCGAAGGGGTACCAGACCAGCCAGTTCGACGAGCCGCTGTGCGTCGACGGCTTCCTGGACGTCGACGTCGAGGGCCGCACGTACCGCGTGGAGATCGAGCGGGTGCACCTGGAGGAGGACACCGGCAAGAACCTGCACGTCGGTGGGGCCACCGGGCGCATCCACGGCGCCGACCACTCGCTGGTCGACTTCAACCGGGCCGGCATCCCGCTGGTGGAGATCGTCACCCGCCCGGTCCCCGGCGCCGGTGCGCTGGCCCCCGAGGTCGCCCGCGCCTACGTCACCGAGCTGCGCGAGATCGTCCAGGCCCTCGGCGCCTCCGACGTCCGGATGGAGCAGGGCAGCCTGCGCTGCGACGTCAACATCTCGCTCAACCCGACCGGCGCGGCCGAGCTGGGCACCCGCACCGAGACCAAGAACGTGAACTCGCTGCGTTCGGTCGAGCGGGCCGTGCGCTTCGAGATGCGCCGCCAGGCCGCCGTGCTGGACGAGGGCGGCCGGGTGGTCCAGGAGACCCGGCACTTCCACGAGGACACCGGCACCACGTCCTCGGGGCGGAGCAAGGAGGAGGCGACCGACTACCGGTACTTCCCCGAGCCCGACCTCGTGCCGCTGGCCCCCGACGCCGACTGGATCGAGACGCTGCGCGCCGGCCTGCCCGAGCTGCCGGCCGCCCGCCGCGCCCGGCTGCAGGAGGAGTGGGGCATCTCGGGCACCGAGATGACCTGGCTGGCCAACGCCGGTGCCCTCGGCCTGGTCGAGCAGACCGTCGCCGCCGGTGCCGCCCCGGGTGACGCCCGCAAGTGGTGGCTGGGCGACCTCGCCCGCCGCGCCAACGACACCGGCGTCGAGCTGACCGAGCTGGCCGTCACCCCGGTCCAGGTCGCGCAGCTGTGCGGGCTGGTCACCGCGGGCACGATCAACGACAAGCTGGCCCGTCAGGTGCTCGACGGCGTGCTGGCCGGCCAGGGCGACCCGGCCCAGGTCGTCGAGGCCCAGGGCCTGGCGGTCATGGGGGAGTCCGACGAGCTGGTGGCCGCGGTCGAGGCCGCCATCGCCGGCGCCCCCGACGTCATCGCCAAGGTGCAGTCGGGCAAGGTCGCCGCGCTCGGCGCGCTCGTCGGGGCGGTCATGAAGACCACCCGCGGCAAGGCCGATGCGCCCACCGTGAAGCGGATGCTGGAGGAGCGGGTGCTGGGCTCCTAG
- a CDS encoding GNAT family N-acetyltransferase, with translation MVLPTVELRPLTRADLPLLGRWLAEPLVARWWHHDSSAAAVERDFGPSLDGADVTALYLGWAPGWSPDGAAAPFGLVQVYPIEAYPEYVAEFAGVCPVPPGALSIDYLVGEPAARGRGLGAGLIAAAVARGFADHPAARDVLVPVALGNTASWQALRRAGATWYAEGEMEPDHPDDPRDHVVHRFTRPPDGPVRR, from the coding sequence GTGGTCCTGCCCACCGTCGAGCTGCGCCCGCTCACCCGGGCGGACCTCCCCCTGCTCGGCCGCTGGCTGGCCGAGCCGCTCGTCGCGCGCTGGTGGCACCACGACAGCTCAGCGGCGGCGGTGGAGCGCGACTTCGGCCCCAGCCTGGACGGCGCGGACGTCACCGCGCTGTACCTGGGCTGGGCGCCGGGGTGGTCGCCCGACGGCGCGGCGGCGCCCTTCGGGCTGGTGCAGGTCTACCCGATCGAGGCCTACCCGGAGTACGTCGCCGAGTTCGCCGGCGTCTGCCCCGTGCCACCGGGCGCGCTGAGCATCGACTACCTGGTCGGTGAGCCGGCCGCCCGCGGGCGCGGCCTCGGCGCGGGCCTGATCGCGGCCGCGGTCGCGCGCGGGTTCGCCGACCACCCCGCCGCCCGCGACGTCCTCGTCCCGGTGGCGCTCGGCAACACCGCCTCCTGGCAGGCGCTGCGCCGGGCCGGGGCGACCTGGTACGCGGAGGGTGAGATGGAGCCCGACCACCCGGACGACCCGCGCGACCACGTCGTCCACCGCTTCACCCGGCCACCGGACGGCCCGGTCCGCCGCTGA
- a CDS encoding ACT domain-containing protein: protein MSYLLRLVVPDRPGTLGAIATALGDAGIDIVSVDVLERGSGVAVDDIVVELPADRVADSLITAATAVPGVQVESLRPFAGPMDTHRELDLLEALAPAGVGTAKVLAAELPRVFRSGWAVVLAGTSADLTVLAASDAAPVLEGVPLPWLPLSTPLLLPSDAEWVPLRWQEMAVEMMAAPLDPDGTAVLIGRSGGPAFRRSELLRLAHLTGLAATVARLPPV from the coding sequence GTGTCCTACCTCTTGCGGCTGGTCGTGCCCGACCGCCCCGGCACCCTCGGTGCCATCGCCACCGCACTCGGCGATGCCGGCATCGACATCGTCTCCGTCGACGTCCTGGAACGCGGCAGCGGCGTGGCCGTCGACGACATCGTCGTCGAGCTGCCCGCCGACCGCGTGGCCGACAGCCTGATCACCGCCGCGACCGCCGTGCCCGGCGTCCAGGTCGAGTCGCTGCGCCCCTTCGCCGGCCCCATGGACACCCACCGCGAGCTCGACCTGCTGGAGGCGCTCGCCCCGGCCGGGGTCGGGACGGCGAAGGTGCTGGCCGCCGAGCTGCCCCGGGTGTTCCGCAGCGGCTGGGCGGTCGTGCTCGCCGGGACGTCGGCGGACCTGACGGTGCTGGCCGCCTCCGACGCGGCACCCGTGCTGGAGGGCGTGCCGCTGCCGTGGCTGCCGCTGTCCACCCCGCTGCTGCTGCCCAGCGACGCCGAGTGGGTGCCGCTGCGCTGGCAGGAGATGGCCGTGGAGATGATGGCCGCCCCGCTGGACCCCGACGGCACCGCGGTGCTGATCGGCCGGTCGGGCGGCCCGGCGTTCCGCCGCTCGGAGCTGCTGCGGCTGGCCCACCTCACGGGCCTGGCCGCCACCGTCGCCCGGCTCCCACCGGTCTGA
- the gatC gene encoding Asp-tRNA(Asn)/Glu-tRNA(Gln) amidotransferase subunit GatC: protein MSSISRDDVAHLARLARLAVTDEELDRFAGQLDQVLAAVARVGEAAVTDVPPMSHAVPLTNVLRPDVVTPSLPRDVVLAGAPAAEDDRFRVPRILGDAE from the coding sequence TTGAGCAGCATCTCCCGGGACGACGTGGCGCACCTCGCCCGTCTGGCCCGCCTGGCGGTCACCGACGAGGAGCTGGACCGGTTCGCCGGGCAGCTCGACCAGGTGCTGGCCGCCGTGGCGCGGGTCGGTGAGGCCGCGGTGACCGACGTGCCGCCGATGTCGCACGCCGTCCCGCTGACCAACGTGCTGCGCCCCGACGTGGTCACCCCGAGCCTGCCGCGCGACGTCGTGCTGGCCGGGGCGCCCGCCGCCGAGGACGACCGCTTCCGCGTGCCGCGCATCCTGGGGGACGCCGAGTGA
- a CDS encoding sorbosone dehydrogenase family protein → MGRRSTAPGARRLAAVAVGCVLLAGCGGGYEPAGPFRELPQGQPPEVAPPPEGNSAPAPGTPGSPGGQDDQDGDPNVVATDLAVPTGLVVLPDGTAVVGERDTGRLMKVFPDRSPATELMTLPGIDTGGDGGLLGLAISPTFTEDGLFYAYVSTATDNRVVRFPLGGTPNPVLTGIPHGAEHNGGGLLFGADGTLFVGTGDVGDPALAADQTSLAGKVLAVDVFGQPVGPSPVLSSGHRDVTALCTDGVGPVFATDAPDQLDAVSPGERRQREEPITSIAAPDAGLAGCAVSGPYVFLGALDGKRVHVVELDGTRTPVGEPEPFLQDVYGRLRTVVLGSDGALWITTSNEDGVGTPAEDDDRVIRILPPAGGASSPL, encoded by the coding sequence GTGGGACGGCGGAGCACGGCACCCGGGGCCCGGCGGCTGGCCGCGGTGGCGGTGGGCTGTGTGCTGCTCGCCGGCTGCGGCGGCGGCTACGAGCCCGCCGGGCCGTTCCGCGAGCTGCCGCAGGGGCAGCCCCCGGAGGTGGCGCCCCCGCCGGAGGGCAACAGCGCCCCGGCCCCGGGCACGCCCGGCTCCCCCGGCGGGCAGGACGACCAGGACGGCGACCCGAACGTCGTGGCCACCGACCTCGCGGTGCCCACCGGCCTGGTGGTGCTCCCCGACGGGACGGCGGTCGTGGGCGAGCGCGACACCGGGCGGCTGATGAAGGTCTTCCCGGACCGCTCCCCCGCCACCGAGCTGATGACGCTGCCGGGCATCGACACCGGCGGCGACGGCGGGCTGCTCGGGCTGGCGATCTCGCCGACGTTCACCGAGGACGGCCTGTTCTACGCCTACGTGTCGACGGCGACGGACAACCGGGTGGTCCGCTTCCCGCTCGGCGGCACGCCCAACCCGGTGCTGACCGGCATCCCGCACGGCGCCGAGCACAACGGCGGCGGGCTGCTGTTCGGCGCCGACGGGACGCTGTTCGTGGGCACGGGCGACGTCGGCGACCCGGCCCTGGCCGCGGACCAGACGTCCCTGGCCGGCAAGGTGCTCGCCGTCGACGTGTTCGGCCAGCCGGTGGGCCCCAGCCCCGTGCTCAGCAGCGGGCACCGCGACGTGACGGCGCTGTGCACCGACGGCGTCGGCCCGGTGTTCGCCACCGACGCCCCCGACCAGCTGGACGCCGTCTCCCCCGGCGAGCGCCGCCAGCGCGAGGAGCCGATCACCTCGATCGCCGCGCCCGACGCCGGCCTGGCCGGTTGCGCGGTCTCCGGGCCCTACGTGTTCCTGGGCGCCCTGGACGGGAAGCGGGTGCACGTGGTCGAGCTCGACGGCACCCGCACCCCGGTCGGCGAGCCCGAGCCGTTCCTGCAGGACGTCTACGGCCGGCTGCGCACCGTCGTCCTCGGCTCCGACGGGGCGTTGTGGATCACCACGTCCAACGAGGACGGGGTGGGCACCCCCGCCGAGGACGACGACCGGGTGATCCGGATCCTGCCGCCGGCCGGTGGAGCCAGTTCGCCGCTGTGA